The Mesobacillus boroniphilus region CTGGCTCTGATGATGAAGAAATACAGTATGGGGAATCCAGCAAGTGATAAGGCCTCTAAAGTAACGATTGCAAGCTCTCTGAAAATCATAGGAAAAGATAAGGCATTGAGATATTTGATTTTAGGAACAATCATCATTAACTTTGGTTATTCCCAAATGGAATCGAACGTCCCGCAGTATCTGGAATCAACGATTGCGAACGGCGTATTCGTTTATTCAGTGATGTTGTCCATTAATGCGGTCATGGTCGTCCTGCTGCAGATGCCGATCAGCCACTTTGCAGAAAAGTTCAAGACGATGCAGGTCATGATGGCCGGAGCCGTCTTCCTGTCGGTGGGCATGCTGGCATTCGGGTTTGTAACGGGATGGTATACGGGCATACTGGCCATTGTCTTCATAACAATAGGGGAAATTCTCATCTTCCCATCAAGCAGCTATCTCGTCGATCAGCTCGCAACAGATGAACTGCGGGGAACTTATTTCGGAGCCGCGCAGTTCAGGAGAATTGGCCATTTTCTCGGTCCGATTGCGGGAGGTTATTTATTGAATGAAGCTGGAGGGACCGTATTATTCTCGTTCATCGCCTTGGTGGTGCTCGGAAGTATCCTGTTCTTCATTCAGGGAAACAAGATTTTTATAAAAACATCGCCCACAGTGGTGAAAAACTAATAAAAAGAGCGAGATTCCAAGGGAATCTTGCTCTTTTTGTGTTAGTCAGGCGGCAAAGTAAAGTAGCATAGCGGAATTATCAAAAATAAAAAAGAAAACCGGTCATTTTCACTCGGCTTCCTGTTCTGGCGTATCTGGTTGGGACATTTTATCGACAGCAAAGCCGATCACAAGCATCATCGCGATCGGAATGGAGAAGTTTAAAATATGAACAATTGTCATGTCCAAGTCCTCCCTTAACCTTAATAAGGTTTACATATTATTTATATTATATTGTATTTGTCACAAAATAGACATAACTTTCTTTTGATTATTCTGAAAACTTTATAAGTTTAACGGGTTTACCCCTATTTTCACTAAAAATCTCTTCATTAACTTCAACGATTCCCAACAATTATTTCAAGGTTTCATCACATTTTTTTGCTAGTTTTAAAAAGGAGAATAGTACCGGGAGGAGACAGCTGTATGTGGAGGCTGACAAGGCCGTTTGCAATTTATTTCTTTTTGCTTCTTTTGCTAGTCCCCATTAATACCTATGCTGAAGAATTCAAGGTGGAGGCTGGCCAATCGATCCAGAGAGCTGTTGACAGTTCCAGAAATGGGGATACCATCCTTATCTCTCCTGGATTATACAAAGAAAGCGTCATGATCAATAAGGAAGTCTCCATAAAAGGAGAAAAGGGAGCAATTATTGATGGCGGTGGAAGAGGGAATGTCATCATCGTCACAGCTTCAAATATAGTTATTGATGGACTCACAATCCAGAATAGCGGATCTGGTCAGGAGGACAGCGGAATTCACATAAAAAAAGCCGATCGAAATGTTATCCAAAACAATATATTGAAAAATGTCCAAAATGGAATTTATTTAGCGAACAGCAATGAAAACAAGCTGCTTGGAAATAGCATTACAAGCAACAAATCTCATTTCTCCAAGCGAGGGAACGGCATTCATATATTCAAGGGAGGCGGCCACTTTCTGAAAGGAAATGAGATTGAGAGTGTCCAGGATGGGATTTACTTTGATTTTACTAGTGGCATCCAGGTGTCAGAGAATCATGTCGGCGAATCACGCTATGGAATGCATTTTATGTTCAGTGATGAAATTCTAGCTGAGAGAAATCATGTTGAAAAAAATGTAACTGGCTTCATGGTGATGGATTCGGCTCACATTGACTTCATCCAAAATAAGGTGACAGACCACTTTCATTTCCGCGGCTACGGAATCTTGATATATGAAACGAAGAATGTTTTGGTTGAGGGCAATGAAATACTGCGGAACAGCACAGGGCTGTCCCTGGAATACGGGGTAAATACGTCAATCAAAAGAAATCAGATTGCCGCTAATCAGGTAGGTCTTGAATTCATGGGCAAAAATGAAAATAACACGTTCTCCGAAAACAATTTCATCGGGAATGTCGTTCAGTCGAAGATTTCAGGGGAAGATATGAGGCTGGATGATGGGGTGAAGGGAAATTACTGGGATGATTACAGCAGTTTTGACCTTTCAGGTGATGGTGTGGGAGAAGAAGCATATAAGGCTGGTTCACTGTACGATCGCCTTTTACGAAAACAGCCGTACTGGCAGTTCTTTTTTGAAAGTCCTTCGATCA contains the following coding sequences:
- a CDS encoding MDR family MFS transporter, producing the protein MNKLKSYYRQFHPIVWVLLSGTVLARGSAFATLPFLAIYLSRNLDLHPVLIGITIGISPLSGVIGGFLGGHLSDRFGRKPVMIGSLFSMSLVYFGFMIAETPGWFIVLNALNGLSGSFFEPTGQALIADLTEKSKRMRAFSLRYTAINIGASVGPLLGAYLAVVSAKSAFMVTGVMYFIYVLILALMMKKYSMGNPASDKASKVTIASSLKIIGKDKALRYLILGTIIINFGYSQMESNVPQYLESTIANGVFVYSVMLSINAVMVVLLQMPISHFAEKFKTMQVMMAGAVFLSVGMLAFGFVTGWYTGILAIVFITIGEILIFPSSSYLVDQLATDELRGTYFGAAQFRRIGHFLGPIAGGYLLNEAGGTVLFSFIALVVLGSILFFIQGNKIFIKTSPTVVKN
- a CDS encoding right-handed parallel beta-helix repeat-containing protein — its product is MWRLTRPFAIYFFLLLLLVPINTYAEEFKVEAGQSIQRAVDSSRNGDTILISPGLYKESVMINKEVSIKGEKGAIIDGGGRGNVIIVTASNIVIDGLTIQNSGSGQEDSGIHIKKADRNVIQNNILKNVQNGIYLANSNENKLLGNSITSNKSHFSKRGNGIHIFKGGGHFLKGNEIESVQDGIYFDFTSGIQVSENHVGESRYGMHFMFSDEILAERNHVEKNVTGFMVMDSAHIDFIQNKVTDHFHFRGYGILIYETKNVLVEGNEILRNSTGLSLEYGVNTSIKRNQIAANQVGLEFMGKNENNTFSENNFIGNVVQSKISGEDMRLDDGVKGNYWDDYSSFDLSGDGVGEEAYKAGSLYDRLLRKQPYWQFFFESPSIKLWTKAEALFPSFGAADVYDARPLVEPVTMFQETEQHSKDRLMPGLIGILFVVFSIFVIVKGRKL